The Subtercola sp. PAMC28395 genome segment CGATACCGCCGGTCGTGCGGAAGCCGACCTGGAGGTTCTTGATCTCGAGCAGCGGGGCGTGGGCATCCGGTTTCTGTGAAGCCTGGCTTGAACTCATCGGAGTGCTCTCGCTTTCGGGTCGAGCGCATCTCGGATGACTTCGCCCATGAGAATGAACGAGAAGACAGTGACAGAGAGAGCGATCGAGGGGTAGATCAGGGTTTGCGGGTTGGTGCGGATGTCGCGCTGGGCCTGGTTGATGTCGTTGCCCCACGACATGATGTCGCTGCCGAGCCCGACGCCGAGGAACGACAGTGTCGCTTCGGCCACGATGGCTCCCGCGAGAGAGATCGTCGTGATGGCGATGACAGGTGCGATCGAGTTGGGCATGACGTGGCGCCAGAGGATCCGGAATCTCGACACACCGAGCGCCTCCGACGCCATCACGAAGTCGGAGTTCTTCACCCGGAGTATCTCGGCTCTCAGCACCCTGGCCGTTGAGGGCCACGCGAAGATACCGATCGCCAGCGAGATCGTCCACACACTCCGGTACTGCGCGAGAACCGACATGACGACGATCGCCGCGAGGATGTAGGGAATCGAGAAGAAGATGTCACCGACGCGAGACAGGGTCGCATCGATCGCGCCACCGTAGAAACCGGCGAACGCCCCGAAGACGATGCCGAGCACTGTCGTCAGAACAATGACGATGATGCCGACCGCGAGAGACGTCGAGGTGCCGTTGATGATGCGCGAGTAGACGTCGCAGCCCTGCTTCGTGAAGCCGAGGGGGTGCCCGTCGGTGGGGCCGCCATTACTGAAGTGAAGATCGCAGCCGTTGTTGGGAGGCGTCTGAGTGAAGAGCCACGGGAACAGAGCGACGACGATCACGAGCAGGATGAGCGCGCCCGAGATCCAGAAGATCGGGCGCCGCCGTGCGTCACGCCAGGCGTCGATCCACAGGTTGCTGGGCTTCTCGGCGACGTTCACCACGTCGATGGCGACCAGCGGCGTCTCCTCGAGGGGCGCGACGAAGTGGTCTGCAGAGCGCGGGGCGTCGGAGCCGGGCGCTTCGGGTGTGTCGATGATGTTATTTGACATAGCGGATCCTTGGGTCGAGCAGGCCGTACAGCAGGTCCACGACGAGGTTGACGACGAGGTAGATCAGCACCATCACGGTGACGAAGGAGACGACCGTGGGCCCCTCACCCCTGATGATGGCCTGATAGAGCGTGTTGCCGACGCCTGGAACATTGAAGATACCTTCGGTGACTGTCGCACCGACGAGCAGGACTCCGAAGTCGGTGGCGAGGTACGTGACGACGGGAATCAGGGAGTTGCGCAGAATGTGCACCGGCACAATGCGCCGTCGCCCGAGCCCCTTGCCGTAGGCCGTGCGAACGAAGTCGAGGCTCGACGTCTCGATCACCGATGATCGGGTCAGCCTGATGATCTGGGCGAAGCTGATGCTCGCCAGCACGATGGCGGGCAGGATGAGGTCGACAATCGGTGCATCTGGCCTCACAGTGGTTCGGGCCCAGCCCAATTGCACACCGAAGACGAATTGCGCGACGAAAGCAATGACGAAGATCGGCAGCGAGATCAGGATGAGGCTGATCACCAGTGACGAGTTGTCGAAGAGCTTGCCCTTGCGGAGGCCGGAGACCAAGCCGACGAAGATACCGGCGATGGTCTCGATGAGCAGCGCCATGATCGCCAGCCGGATGGTCACGGGGAAGGTTCTCGCGAGCACCTGGCTCACGGGTTCACCCGAGAAGGAGATACCGAAGTTGCCCTGGAAGATGCCCGCGATGTAGCGGAAGTACTGGATCAGGAAGGGATCGTCGAGGTGGTACTGCGCGCGGAGCTGGGCGACAACGGCGGGGTTCGGAGTCTTGTCCCCGAACAGAGCGACGATGGGGTCGCCGGGCATCGCGAAGACCATGAAGTAGATGAGGAACGTGGTTCCCAGGAAGACGGGTATCGCCTGCAGAACGCGGCGGAAGATATAACCGGCCATGGCCTAACTGGCCTGGACTTCGGATTGGATGCACATATGGAGAAGTTGACCTTACTGTGACGGGCCACGGGCTTTGGAACAGGCTACTCGTTCGAAACCCCGCGGCCGGCATAACTGTCGGAATCACACCGCAGGGGCGGTAGCTCAACGCCACCGCCCCTGCAGATGTCTGGGCTGGTGTTAGCCCTTGGTGATTTCGTAGTACAGCGGTACCGAGTTCCAGCCGAAGTGCACGCTCGACACTGCGGTGCTGAAGCCACCGGTCACGTTTGAGTACCACAGCGGAATTGCAGGCAGGTCCTTGAACAGGATTGTCTGGGCGTCCTGGTAGTCCTTGATCGCAGCG includes the following:
- a CDS encoding ABC transporter permease; the encoded protein is MSNNIIDTPEAPGSDAPRSADHFVAPLEETPLVAIDVVNVAEKPSNLWIDAWRDARRRPIFWISGALILLVIVVALFPWLFTQTPPNNGCDLHFSNGGPTDGHPLGFTKQGCDVYSRIINGTSTSLAVGIIVIVLTTVLGIVFGAFAGFYGGAIDATLSRVGDIFFSIPYILAAIVVMSVLAQYRSVWTISLAIGIFAWPSTARVLRAEILRVKNSDFVMASEALGVSRFRILWRHVMPNSIAPVIAITTISLAGAIVAEATLSFLGVGLGSDIMSWGNDINQAQRDIRTNPQTLIYPSIALSVTVFSFILMGEVIRDALDPKARALR
- a CDS encoding ABC transporter permease — translated: MAGYIFRRVLQAIPVFLGTTFLIYFMVFAMPGDPIVALFGDKTPNPAVVAQLRAQYHLDDPFLIQYFRYIAGIFQGNFGISFSGEPVSQVLARTFPVTIRLAIMALLIETIAGIFVGLVSGLRKGKLFDNSSLVISLILISLPIFVIAFVAQFVFGVQLGWARTTVRPDAPIVDLILPAIVLASISFAQIIRLTRSSVIETSSLDFVRTAYGKGLGRRRIVPVHILRNSLIPVVTYLATDFGVLLVGATVTEGIFNVPGVGNTLYQAIIRGEGPTVVSFVTVMVLIYLVVNLVVDLLYGLLDPRIRYVK